AAATATCTCTATATTTTTGTGAAGAGTTAACAATTAATTCTCCCTTAGAATAAAGTTGGGCAATCTCTTTATCAAAAGGAATTTTCCCCAAAATCTCTATATTTTTTTCATTACAATATATCTCAGTTTCATCTTCAGTTAAACCAGCTTTATTTATTACCACTCCGAAAGGAATTTTTAATTTTTCCAAAAGTTTTATAACTAGTTTCATATCACTTAAACCAAAAGGAGAGGATTCAGTTACAACTATTGCAAAATCAGCCTTTTCTACTGCTGTAAATGTAGTACAAGCTGTACCTGGAGGACAATCTATAATAAAATTCTCTTTTTTTGTTTCTTTATACAATTGTTTTATTATTTTAACTCCTGACATCTCCCCAATATTTAACTTTCCATATTTCATCTCTGAGTCAAAAAACGTTCTTCCTTCTAATATTTTTCCAATCTCTCTTTTTTCCCAAGAGATAGCTTTATTTTTACAAACTAATTCACAACCACCACAAAAATGGCAACTTTCTTCAAAAACTATCACACGATTTTTAGCTGGAATAATAGCATTATATCGACAAAACTTTCCACACTCTCCACAAAGATTACATTTTTCCATATCTATTTTAGGATAAAAAGTAAAAACAGAGTTTTCAACAAAATCTTTTCCTTTTAAAAAAATATGAGAATTTGGAGCTTCAATATCTGTATCAATTATTAAGTCTTTACTTATGAAAGCAAGGTTTGTACTAACAGTTGTTTTTCCTGTTCCACCTTTTCCACTTAAAACAGCTATTTTCATTCTTTCCTCCTAAATATTTATGCCATTCTTAACCCTTGTGATTTATTAGAAAAATCAAATTTTTCTAATTTTTTCTCCTTAAAAGCTTTTAAAACTTCATCTACAGATGTTAATTCTCCCAATTTATAAACTGGAAGATCGAACTCTTCAATTAAAACAGCTGCTTTAGGTCCTACATCTCCAGCTATTAAAATATCTATTCCCAGTGTTATTAAATTTTTTATAACTTTTAAACCTGCTCCTGTTACTTCATCTTTAGCTTCATTTTCTATAATCTCATAATTATTTGTTTCTATATCTATTATTAAAAAATATGGAGCTCTTCCTACTCTTCTGTCAACTTGAGCTTCATATTTATTTTCCTCTAATGCTATTGCTACTTTCATTTTTTCTCCTTTTAAATAGAAAGGGAGTTTCCTCCCTTTCCCTGTCTAAAATTAATGTTCACATTTATGATCTTCATCATGGTGATGATGAGCACAAGCTGATCCTTTAGAATATAAGCTTCCTGATAAATATACATTTAAAATATCTTTAATATTTCCAGCAGCACCTAAAATAACTTGTCCCCCATTTGCTTTTATTAAATCTATTGCTCTTTGTCCCATTCCACCTGTTATTACTA
This genomic window from uncultured Fusobacterium sp. contains:
- a CDS encoding NifB/NifX family molybdenum-iron cluster-binding protein, which gives rise to MKVAIALEENKYEAQVDRRVGRAPYFLIIDIETNNYEIIENEAKDEVTGAGLKVIKNLITLGIDILIAGDVGPKAAVLIEEFDLPVYKLGELTSVDEVLKAFKEKKLEKFDFSNKSQGLRMA
- a CDS encoding ATP-binding protein, translated to MKIAVLSGKGGTGKTTVSTNLAFISKDLIIDTDIEAPNSHIFLKGKDFVENSVFTFYPKIDMEKCNLCGECGKFCRYNAIIPAKNRVIVFEESCHFCGGCELVCKNKAISWEKREIGKILEGRTFFDSEMKYGKLNIGEMSGVKIIKQLYKETKKENFIIDCPPGTACTTFTAVEKADFAIVVTESSPFGLSDMKLVIKLLEKLKIPFGVVINKAGLTEDETEIYCNEKNIEILGKIPFDKEIAQLYSKGELIVNSSQKYRDIFKEILEKVKKYGM